One part of the Phormidium ambiguum IAM M-71 genome encodes these proteins:
- a CDS encoding sulfurtransferase: MSDTPVIISPQWLSEHLEDPQVAIVDCRFSLADPELGRRQYEASHISGAFYLDLNRDLSSPVGERGGRHPLPNVEELAEKLAAIGVTSQETLVVAYDDSRFGFAARLWWLLRYLGHDKVAVLDGGWKSWINGNYPVSETIPTAKPGKFVVNLRSPMVVDIETVKSRKDLPEVVLVDSREGERYRGEKEPIDPIAGHIPGAVNYPWQEVTDEQGNAKPPEAQKSRWSEVEKAQEIIVYCGSGVTACVNLLSLELAGIKTTKLYAGSWSDWCSYLKK; encoded by the coding sequence ATGTCTGATACTCCTGTAATTATTTCTCCTCAATGGCTATCTGAGCATCTTGAAGATCCTCAAGTTGCGATCGTGGATTGTCGTTTTTCTTTAGCCGATCCAGAATTAGGACGCAGACAATACGAAGCTAGTCATATTTCTGGCGCATTTTATCTTGATTTGAACCGAGATCTTTCTTCGCCAGTGGGGGAACGTGGTGGTAGACATCCTTTACCGAATGTAGAAGAATTGGCGGAAAAACTAGCAGCAATTGGAGTGACTTCTCAGGAAACTTTAGTAGTTGCTTATGATGATTCTCGATTTGGTTTTGCGGCGCGGTTATGGTGGTTATTGCGTTATTTGGGACATGACAAAGTAGCTGTGTTAGATGGTGGGTGGAAGTCTTGGATAAATGGTAATTATCCGGTGTCAGAAACGATACCAACGGCTAAACCTGGGAAATTTGTGGTGAATTTGCGATCGCCAATGGTCGTTGATATTGAAACAGTAAAATCCCGCAAAGATTTACCAGAAGTTGTATTAGTTGACTCCAGAGAAGGAGAACGTTATCGCGGGGAAAAAGAACCGATCGATCCGATCGCCGGACATATTCCCGGCGCAGTAAACTATCCTTGGCAAGAAGTCACCGACGAACAAGGAAACGCCAAACCACCAGAAGCTCAAAAAAGCCGCTGGTCAGAAGTAGAAAAAGCCCAAGAAATTATTGTTTATTGTGGTTCTGGCGTGACTGCTTGTGTTAACTTACTCTCCTTAGAACTCGCCGGAATTAAAACTACCAAACTTTACGCTGGTAGTTGGAGTGATTGGTGTTCCTACCTTAAAAAATAG
- a CDS encoding class I SAM-dependent methyltransferase, with product MVASKETPATTEQQPLITDPAVLEKVIISKLNSRIYPRGELILPCVPSMLDNYMNRLRTLFETFGRPFSETELDQLRQILQKRLEQGFAASPHSNVVIKYEPAKAPDVGLSCNISTSISTVADQYKNWVETRKPPLFGSHPDAKLMSVVSEMNQDPGTTPILDVGAGTGRNTLPLGRQGYLVHAVELTPAFVQQIKASVDAEGLPVVVTEGNILDPMVRMRPAHYKLAIVSEVVSHFRDADQLRLLLAKMSDVLRSGGLLLFNTFLAVDGYEPDQKVREVSEIAWSSVFTRADLKSAMDGLPLEIVSDEPVFEFEKEHLPEDAWPPTGWFINWSTGKDIFPIANGRPPIELRWLLCKRN from the coding sequence TTGGTCGCTTCTAAAGAAACACCAGCAACAACAGAACAACAGCCTTTAATAACCGACCCGGCTGTACTAGAAAAAGTCATCATCAGCAAACTGAATAGTCGCATTTATCCGCGTGGAGAACTGATACTACCTTGCGTACCCTCCATGTTAGATAACTACATGAACCGACTGAGAACACTATTTGAAACCTTTGGTAGACCTTTCTCAGAAACAGAATTAGATCAGTTGCGTCAGATTCTTCAAAAAAGACTAGAACAAGGATTTGCAGCTTCTCCCCACTCTAACGTAGTCATTAAATATGAACCCGCCAAAGCACCAGATGTGGGTTTAAGTTGCAACATTTCCACATCAATTTCTACTGTCGCAGACCAATATAAAAACTGGGTAGAAACCAGAAAACCACCTTTATTTGGTTCTCATCCCGATGCCAAACTAATGTCTGTGGTATCAGAAATGAATCAAGACCCAGGTACTACACCAATTTTAGATGTAGGTGCTGGAACAGGTCGCAATACATTACCTTTAGGAAGACAAGGTTATTTAGTTCATGCTGTAGAATTAACCCCCGCTTTTGTCCAACAAATTAAAGCATCTGTAGATGCAGAAGGTTTACCAGTAGTAGTTACTGAAGGTAACATTCTCGACCCAATGGTAAGAATGCGACCTGCACATTACAAATTAGCAATTGTTTCCGAAGTAGTTTCCCATTTTCGGGATGCAGATCAACTACGATTATTGTTAGCAAAAATGAGCGATGTCCTGCGTTCTGGTGGTTTATTATTGTTTAACACCTTCTTAGCTGTTGATGGTTATGAACCAGATCAAAAGGTGAGAGAAGTATCGGAAATTGCTTGGTCATCTGTGTTTACTAGAGCAGATTTAAAATCGGCAATGGATGGTTTACCACTAGAAATAGTTTCTGATGAACCAGTATTTGAGTTTGAAAAAGAACACTTACCGGAAGATGCTTGGCCGCCAACAGGATGGTTTATTAATTGGTCAACTGGAAAGGATATTTTCCCCATAGCTAATGGTAGACCACCAATAGAATTGCGTTGGTTACTTTGCAAACGTAACTAA
- a CDS encoding type IV pilin-like G/H family protein — MWQTKQFLSIRTKLSTKYNICFIAWLIAWVLSLLDCSIQNRELEGRLYILSINNAQLVYYEKKGKFVTEDSPQGWAELAVGRKPGTTNYEYSFHGTKRSVYSYAITRKENLKSYVGAVFIVGNPSNETANLIVCETRSSGFISFLPRPFLENGNPTCDSGTVKKY; from the coding sequence ATGTGGCAAACTAAACAATTTTTATCAATTAGAACAAAACTTAGCACAAAATATAATATATGTTTTATTGCTTGGCTTATTGCTTGGGTTCTAAGCTTGTTAGATTGCTCAATCCAAAATCGTGAATTGGAAGGAAGACTATATATCTTGTCAATTAACAACGCCCAACTAGTTTACTACGAAAAAAAAGGTAAGTTTGTCACTGAAGATAGTCCCCAAGGATGGGCTGAATTAGCTGTTGGTCGTAAACCAGGAACGACTAACTATGAATATTCATTTCATGGCACAAAAAGATCTGTATATAGCTATGCAATTACTCGTAAAGAGAATCTAAAAAGCTATGTAGGGGCTGTATTTATAGTTGGTAATCCTAGTAATGAGACGGCGAACTTGATTGTCTGTGAAACTCGATCTTCTGGCTTCATTTCTTTCTTGCCAAGACCATTCTTGGAAAATGGTAATCCAACTTGTGATTCTGGTACTGTAAAAAAGTATTAG
- the trxA gene encoding thioredoxin: MATKQEFTSFADLLSQSELPVLVDFYAEWCGPCKMMATILEQVNDELSDRLRIVKINSEKYPELASQYDIYALPTLILFKNAEPVERIEGVVQPKQLIQRLQSFI, translated from the coding sequence ATGGCTACAAAACAAGAGTTCACGAGTTTTGCCGATTTGTTAAGTCAGTCCGAGTTGCCTGTGTTGGTGGATTTTTATGCTGAGTGGTGTGGCCCTTGTAAAATGATGGCAACGATCTTAGAACAGGTGAATGATGAGTTGAGCGATCGATTAAGAATTGTAAAAATTAATTCCGAAAAATATCCTGAGTTAGCATCGCAATATGATATTTATGCTTTGCCAACTTTAATATTGTTTAAAAATGCCGAACCTGTAGAAAGAATTGAAGGTGTAGTTCAGCCAAAACAACTAATTCAACGATTACAATCTTTCATTTAA
- the fabG gene encoding 3-oxoacyl-[acyl-carrier-protein] reductase, with protein sequence MEQLPENLQRLRGQVAIVTGASRGIGRAIALALATEGANVVVNYASSSTAAEEVVAEINSMGCEAVALKADVSQVEQVENLLNTVTQKWGRIDILVNNAGITRDTLLLRMKPEDWQAVIDLNLTGVFLCTRAVSKLMLKQRSGRIVNITSVAGQMGNPGQANYSAAKAGVIGFTKTIAKEFASRGITVNAVAPGFIETDMTSNLKSEEILKFIPLGRYGKPEEIAGMVRFLAADSAAAYITGQVFNVDGGMVMA encoded by the coding sequence ATGGAACAATTGCCAGAAAATCTTCAGCGTTTACGTGGACAAGTTGCCATTGTTACAGGTGCATCACGGGGAATCGGTCGCGCCATTGCTTTAGCTTTAGCCACCGAAGGCGCAAACGTAGTCGTGAACTACGCCAGTTCCAGTACCGCAGCTGAAGAAGTGGTAGCTGAAATTAACAGTATGGGGTGTGAAGCAGTTGCTTTAAAAGCAGACGTTTCTCAAGTTGAACAAGTAGAAAATCTCCTCAATACTGTTACCCAAAAATGGGGTCGAATTGATATTTTAGTTAACAATGCCGGAATTACCCGCGACACCCTTTTATTACGCATGAAACCTGAAGATTGGCAAGCAGTGATCGATCTAAATTTAACAGGCGTTTTCCTCTGCACTCGCGCTGTTAGTAAACTAATGCTAAAACAACGTTCTGGCAGAATTGTTAATATTACTTCTGTTGCTGGACAAATGGGTAATCCCGGTCAAGCAAATTATAGTGCAGCCAAAGCTGGTGTAATTGGTTTTACGAAAACAATTGCTAAAGAATTTGCTAGTCGCGGAATTACAGTAAATGCTGTTGCGCCAGGATTTATTGAAACAGATATGACTAGCAATTTAAAATCTGAAGAAATCCTCAAATTTATTCCTTTAGGACGTTACGGAAAACCTGAAGAAATTGCTGGAATGGTGCGGTTTTTAGCTGCTGATTCTGCTGCCGCTTATATTACTGGACAAGTATTTAATGTCGATGGTGGCATGGTAATGGCCTAA
- a CDS encoding glycosyltransferase family 39 protein, producing MDTLPDNYTDSNQAQPTKGKFVNQLALLAIAFGIIIRIAQYISNRSLWGDEAYIALNIVNRSYLELLQPLDYDQAAPPGFLWIEKLAVQLFGNNEYSLRLFPLIAGIVSLFALYQIGKWTVSAIALPIALILFASLKYPLYYATEVKQYSSDLMIGLLLCLLLIPLRDQILKKSKVFLLGFLGIIAMWFSHTAIFVLGGIELASLITSSAPNRKSIIINRLPAYLIWLIGFALYYFLLISKSFKNEALQTAWSPEYPKSIFDLLWLLDSFGRFFHKPLGFGGIADGIAIFVFVIGCIVFYRKNRIKLLILISPILATLTATYLHKYPFRTRLILFLTPYFILIIAEGTAFLLSRINISKFNQINKQKYFGILGVIISCLLILPSIYQAGSFLFNPETKYEIRPVIADIKQRQNQSEILFGGDEGTSAQLEYYAEKYGYSKSQYVVGYNDFLKREEISDRVWEDYKQKFSQLQNQPRVWFLFSGIGLKNKRDVIVEPRLDRIGQKIDYVGKPGAFAYLYQLK from the coding sequence GTGGATACTTTACCTGATAACTACACAGATTCAAACCAGGCGCAACCGACAAAGGGGAAATTTGTTAATCAACTAGCTTTATTAGCGATCGCATTTGGAATAATTATCCGTATTGCACAATACATCAGCAACCGTTCTTTATGGGGAGACGAAGCTTATATTGCCTTAAATATTGTCAATCGTTCTTATTTAGAATTATTGCAACCTTTAGATTACGATCAAGCTGCACCTCCGGGATTTTTGTGGATAGAAAAATTGGCAGTCCAGTTATTTGGCAACAATGAATACTCGCTGCGATTGTTTCCTTTAATTGCTGGGATTGTTTCTTTATTTGCGCTTTATCAAATAGGTAAATGGACTGTATCTGCGATCGCTCTACCTATTGCTTTAATTTTGTTTGCTTCTTTAAAATATCCCCTTTATTATGCCACTGAAGTGAAGCAATATTCCAGCGATCTGATGATTGGATTGTTGCTTTGTTTGTTGTTGATTCCGTTGCGAGATCAAATCCTGAAAAAAAGCAAAGTTTTCTTACTTGGATTTTTGGGAATAATTGCCATGTGGTTTTCCCATACTGCAATTTTTGTTTTAGGTGGCATTGAATTAGCTAGTTTAATAACGAGTTCTGCTCCAAACCGAAAATCTATTATAATTAATCGCTTACCAGCTTATTTAATTTGGTTAATTGGTTTTGCTTTATATTATTTTTTGCTCATTTCTAAATCATTTAAAAACGAGGCTCTGCAAACAGCATGGAGTCCAGAATATCCGAAAAGTATTTTCGATCTACTTTGGTTGCTAGACTCTTTCGGGCGTTTCTTTCATAAACCATTAGGCTTTGGTGGTATTGCAGATGGAATTGCTATTTTCGTCTTTGTAATTGGGTGCATTGTTTTTTATAGAAAAAACCGAATTAAATTATTAATTTTAATTTCTCCTATTTTAGCTACATTAACTGCTACTTATTTGCATAAATATCCCTTTCGGACAAGGTTAATTTTGTTTTTAACTCCATATTTTATCTTAATTATTGCTGAAGGTACTGCTTTTCTTTTGTCTCGAATAAATATCTCTAAATTCAATCAAATCAATAAACAAAAATATTTTGGTATTTTGGGAGTAATAATTAGTTGTTTATTGATTTTACCTAGTATATATCAAGCAGGTTCATTTTTATTTAATCCAGAAACCAAATACGAAATTCGTCCGGTAATTGCCGATATTAAACAGCGTCAAAATCAAAGTGAAATACTATTTGGTGGTGACGAAGGAACCTCAGCACAATTAGAATATTATGCAGAAAAATATGGATATTCCAAATCTCAATATGTGGTTGGTTATAATGATTTTTTGAAAAGAGAAGAAATATCCGATCGCGTATGGGAGGACTATAAACAAAAATTTAGTCAACTGCAAAATCAACCGCGAGTGTGGTTTTTGTTCTCTGGAATTGGCTTAAAAAATAAAAGAGATGTAATAGTTGAACCTCGACTCGATCGCATTGGACAAAAAATTGATTATGTTGGTAAACCAGGAGCTTTTGCCTATCTTTATCAGCTAAAATAA
- a CDS encoding type II toxin-antitoxin system HicB family antitoxin, producing the protein MKIKVVLEPSDEGGYTAYVPSLPGCISEGENVDEALMNIQEAIELYLEPLEEDTSFGESAIIRELVL; encoded by the coding sequence ATGAAAATTAAAGTAGTTTTAGAACCTAGTGATGAAGGTGGTTACACGGCTTATGTTCCTTCACTACCAGGCTGTATCAGCGAAGGCGAGAATGTTGATGAAGCTTTAATGAACATCCAAGAAGCGATCGAACTTTATCTTGAACCTTTGGAAGAGGATACATCTTTTGGGGAAAGTGCGATCATCAGAGAACTAGTATTATGA
- a CDS encoding type II toxin-antitoxin system RelE/ParE family toxin, which translates to MNRYRLSRQAEQDLEDIWVYLTQQDELLADQQIAQILDRFPMLSQFPNMGKQRDDLLSGLRSFPVKPYIIFYNKIADGIEVVRALQLYS; encoded by the coding sequence GTGAATCGTTACCGTTTGTCACGACAAGCAGAGCAAGACTTAGAAGATATTTGGGTTTATCTAACACAGCAAGATGAACTATTAGCAGATCAACAAATTGCCCAAATTTTGGATCGATTTCCTATGCTGTCTCAATTTCCCAATATGGGCAAACAACGGGATGATTTGTTGTCAGGACTCAGGAGTTTTCCTGTTAAGCCATACATTATTTTTTACAATAAAATTGCCGATGGTATCGAAGTTGTTAGAGCTTTACAACTTTACTCATAA
- a CDS encoding ABC-F family ATP-binding cassette domain-containing protein, with product MLRLEHISKIYPTGEVLKDVNWEVKPGDRIGLVGVNGAGKSTQLKIITGEIEPTSGEIIRPASLHIGYLTQEFEVDPSRTVKEEFWRAFGEANDVHEALSEVHRKMETATPEELDKLIHEMDKFQRKFEALNGYVLDAQIDKILPELGFEQGDGDRLVSAFSGGWQMRMSLGKILLQKPDVLLLDEPTNHLDLETIEWLENYLKSLTTPMVIVSHDREFLDRLCTQIVETERGVSTTYLGNYSNYLLQKAENQEAQLSAYERQQKELEKQQAFVDRFRASATRSTQAKSREKQLEKIERIEAPTGSLRTLHFRFPPAPRSGREVVIIKDLVHTYDDKILFLGAELLIERGDRIAFLGPNGAGKSTLLRLITGLETPTEGTVKLGAHNVIPGYFEQNQAEALDLTKTVMDTIHDEVPEWKNEEVRTLLGRFLFSGDTVYKQVGALSGGEKARLALAKMLLRPANLLILDEPTNHLDIPAKEMLEESLQNYDGTAIIVSHDRYFISQVANKIVEIRDGEFRVYLGDYHYYLDKIAEEKEQARLAAIEAEKAAKKAEKAAKEAAKKAAAKRK from the coding sequence ATGCTACGACTCGAACATATTAGTAAAATTTACCCCACAGGCGAGGTTTTGAAAGATGTCAACTGGGAAGTAAAACCAGGGGATAGAATCGGTTTAGTTGGTGTCAATGGTGCTGGTAAATCTACCCAATTAAAGATTATTACCGGAGAAATTGAACCGACATCTGGGGAAATCATTCGTCCTGCCAGCTTACATATAGGATATCTTACCCAAGAATTTGAAGTAGACCCTAGCCGCACAGTTAAAGAAGAATTTTGGCGTGCTTTTGGGGAAGCAAATGACGTGCATGAAGCTTTGTCGGAAGTGCATCGTAAAATGGAAACTGCTACCCCAGAAGAGTTAGATAAACTTATTCACGAAATGGACAAGTTTCAAAGGAAATTTGAAGCTTTAAATGGTTATGTTTTAGACGCGCAAATTGATAAGATTTTGCCAGAATTAGGTTTTGAACAAGGGGATGGCGATCGCTTAGTCAGTGCTTTTAGTGGCGGTTGGCAAATGCGAATGAGTTTAGGGAAAATTCTCCTGCAAAAACCCGATGTTTTACTGTTAGACGAACCAACAAACCATTTAGATTTAGAAACAATTGAATGGTTGGAAAATTACCTCAAAAGTTTAACAACTCCAATGGTTATTGTATCCCATGACCGGGAGTTTTTAGACCGTCTTTGTACGCAAATTGTCGAAACAGAACGGGGAGTTTCGACTACTTATTTAGGTAATTATTCCAACTATTTGCTCCAAAAAGCTGAAAACCAAGAAGCACAACTTTCAGCTTACGAACGTCAGCAAAAAGAATTAGAGAAACAGCAGGCATTTGTCGATCGCTTCCGCGCCAGCGCCACTCGCAGCACCCAAGCGAAAAGCCGGGAAAAACAATTAGAAAAAATTGAGAGAATCGAAGCACCTACAGGATCTTTGAGAACCTTACATTTCCGGTTTCCCCCTGCACCTCGGAGCGGTCGTGAAGTAGTAATCATCAAAGATTTGGTGCATACTTATGATGATAAGATTCTGTTTTTAGGAGCAGAATTGTTAATTGAAAGAGGCGATCGCATAGCATTTTTAGGCCCAAATGGTGCAGGAAAATCTACATTATTGCGTCTAATTACCGGATTAGAAACACCCACTGAAGGAACAGTAAAACTAGGCGCGCATAACGTAATTCCCGGTTACTTTGAACAAAACCAAGCTGAAGCATTAGACTTAACAAAAACCGTCATGGATACAATTCATGATGAAGTACCTGAATGGAAAAATGAAGAAGTTCGCACTTTGTTAGGTCGTTTCTTGTTCAGTGGCGACACAGTATATAAACAAGTTGGTGCATTAAGTGGAGGAGAAAAAGCGCGACTTGCTTTAGCCAAAATGTTGTTACGTCCAGCTAATTTATTAATATTAGATGAACCGACAAACCATTTAGATATTCCGGCTAAAGAAATGTTGGAAGAATCATTGCAAAATTATGATGGAACGGCGATTATAGTTTCGCACGATCGCTATTTTATCTCCCAAGTTGCTAACAAAATTGTTGAAATTCGTGATGGAGAATTCCGCGTTTATCTAGGCGATTATCATTATTACTTAGATAAAATTGCTGAAGAAAAAGAACAAGCCAGATTAGCAGCAATTGAAGCAGAAAAAGCTGCTAAAAAAGCAGAAAAAGCTGCGAAAGAAGCTGCTAAAAAAGCTGCCGCAAAACGCAAATAA